ATGGCCACCCTGATCGCCGCGCGCGGCCAGGGCTACGTGGAGGTGCTCGCCCACGACCTCCAGCGCGGAGCCCTCCTCATGGAAGCCCTGGGGGCACCGCTGGACGAGGACAGCGCAGACGTTCACAACGCGCTGACCATCACCGCCGGAACCCTTGCCCGTGCCTGGAAAGTGCCTGCCGAGTCCGTTGCCAGTCCGGGCGGTTCGACAGAACATAAGGCCGCTGGCCTGACGGCGCTGATCCACGGGTGCGTCCCTTACGCGCCTTCCATCACCGCCCCGGACGTGGTCACCCAGGCCCTCCGATATGCCGCCGAGCGCCTGGACGATCGTGATCCTGCGCGGCAGGTTCTCGTTCATGGCGATGCCCACCTCGGCAACCTGCTGCCGGTGTCCGGCCGTCGGCCCGGTGCCGAGACCGGCTACGTCTTCGTCGATCCCGAGGGCTTCCGGTGCGAACCGGAGTACGACCTCGGTGTCGCGGTGCGTGGCTGGAATGCCCGGCTGCTGGCCGCTGCCGACGCGCGGACGGAGGTGCGCTCGTGGTGCGACCTGCTGGCGCGCGCCACCGGCACCGACGCGCAAGCCATCTGGCAGTGGGCGTACCTGGAGCGCGTCACGAGCGGCCTGTACCTGGCCCGGCACGGCCTGCCCGAGCTGGCGGTTCCGTTTCTGACGGTTGCCGGGAGATTGCTGGAAGCCTGACCTCGCGCGCTGTCGCGCTGTCCGATCCGTCGGGCAGCGCCGGTGGTCGTGGTTTAGGGACGCTCAGGTGTCTCCCAGGTTCGGATTCAGGGAAGGGAAAGCGGCATTCATGCGTCAAGGGCGGGATCCCTTATCCTGCGCGTATGGGATTTGTCATCAGACTCCTGGTCAATGCGCTGGCCCTGTACCTGCTCACGCGGGTGTACGGCGGCGTGAGCTTCGCCCCCGGCGCCGACGTGGTCAGCATCCTGATCGCGGCGCTGGTCATGGGGATCGTGAATGCGCTGATCCGGCCGGTGTTGCTGCTGCTGTCACTGCCCGTGAACGTGCTCACGCTGGGCCTGTTCACGCTGGTGGTGAACGGCGTGGTGCTGTACCTCGTGGCGGCGGTCACCGCCCTGAACGTGAACGGCTTCGGTGCGGCAGTCATCGGCGCGCTGATCCTCACCATCATCTCGTGGGTGCTGGACGCCATCGTGGGTGCGGCCGGGCTGGAGGGTCGGGACGGGTGACCGGTGGACCGGCCGCGCCGCAGCAGGAAACGCTGACCTCCGACGCGGCGACGCCGCCCCTGTACCTCGATCCGCTGCTGCTGCGCGCGGCGCTGAGCGGCCGGGGCGTGGTGGGGTTCGTGCCGACCATGGGCTACCTGCACGAGGGGCACGCGACCCTGATCCGACAGGCGCGCCGGGCATGCGACGTGGTGGTGCTGAGCATCTTCGTAAATCCGTTGCAGTTCGGGCCGAAGGAAGACCTCGCCAAGTACCCGCGTGACCTGGAACGGGACCTGCACGTGGCAGCTGAGGCTGGAGTGGACGCGGTGTTCTACCCGGAGGTCGGGACAATGTACCCGCCGGGCTTCGACACGCGGGTGGTGGTGTCCGGCGTGAGTGAGCCGCTGGATGGCGCCTCCCGGCCGGGGCATTTCGTGGGCGTGGCCACCGTGGTGCTGAAACTCCTGAATCTGGTGCGTCCGGACCGGGTGTTCCTGGGAGAGAAGGACTGGCAGCAGCTGGCGGTGCTGCGGCGCATGGTCACGGACTTGAACGTGCCGGTGGAAGTCGTGGGCGTGCCGACCGTGCGCGAGCCGTCCGGGCTGGCCATGAGCAGCCGCAACTCGTATCTGAGCGCCCCCCAGAAACAGCGTGCGGTGGTGCTGGTTCAGGCCCTGCGGGCCGTGCAGGCGGCGTACGCGGGCGGGGAGCGCCGGACGTCCGCCCTGCGCCAGGCGGGACTGGACGTGCTGGCGCACGAGCCCGACGCCGAGGTGGAGTACCTGGACGTGGTGGGCGGTGACCTGCGGGCCCCTGATTCCCTGGTCCGTGACACGGCGGAAAGGAACCGTGTGGACAATGATCCCATGACCCGCGTGCTCGTGGCCGCCCGCATGTACGGCGTGCGCCTGATCGACAACCTGCCCTTGGACGTGGGGACTGCCCCTGGAGGCGACGCATGACCCTGGACGAACTGCTCCGCGAGATGGTGACCCGCCGCGCCTCGGACGTGCACCTCCAGGCGGGCAGTCCACCGATGGGCCGCGTGGATGGGCAGCTGGTGCCTTTCGGCTCGCAGGCGCTGATGCCGCCCGACACGCTGGCCCTGGCCCAGGCGTTGATGCCGGCCGAGCAGTGGGACGATTTCGAGTACCGGCACGAGCTGGACCTGGCGTACTCGGTCTCGGGGCTGGGCCGATTCCGTTGTAACGTGTTCCGCCAGCGCGGCGCGGTCGGGATCGTCATGCGGATCGTCTCGGACGCCATTCCGGGCTTCGAATCCCTGGGCCTTCCGGCCGACCTGATGCGCAGCCTCGCGGACTCGCCGCGCGGCCTGATCCTGGTGACCGGCCCGACCGGGAGCGGCAAGAGCACCACGCTGGCCTCCCTGCTCGACCACATCAACCGGACGTTCGCTTACAACGTGATCACGGTGGAAGACCCCATCGAGATCCTGCACAAGAACAAGAAGAGCATTGTGGTGCAGCGCGAGATCGGCAGCGACACCCGCGACTTTCGCTCGGCGCTGAAGTACGCCATGCGTCAGGATCCGGACGTGATCATGATCGGCGAGATGCGCGACAAGGAGACCGTCGAGGCCGCGCTCTCGGCCGCGCAGACCGGCCACCTCGTGCTCTCGACCCTGCACACGCAGGACGCCGTGAGAAGCGTCAACCGCATCATCGATTTCTTCCCGCCCTACGAGCGCGACCAGATCCGCATCCACCTGTCCGAATCGCTGGTCGGCATCATCAGCCAGCGGCTCCTGAAGCGCTCGGACGGTGTGGGGCGGGTGCTGGCGCTGGAGATCATGCTGAACACGCCCCTGGTGCAGGATTACATCAAGGACGAGGAGAAGACGCCGCTGATCAAGGACGCCCTGATCGAGGACAACATTCGTGGCATGCACACCTTCGACCAGCACCTCGTGCAGCTGTACCGCAACCACCTGATCACCATGGACGAGGCCCTCGCGTCGGCCACCAGCCCGCACGAACTGAAGCTCATGGTCACGCGCAGCGGCATCGCCTTCTGAACGGCCCCCGCCCGCCTCTCCAGATTGTCCAGCCTGATTCCAACCTGCGTGTTATGGCGTGGTAAACTTCGCACTGTCAGACAGGCGTCAGTGGAAGTCCGGGTTTCTCGTTCACGTACCCCGGTTGCCCGATCCGCTCCACCCCGCGTGGAGCCCATTCACGGGCAAGAGTAGGGGCGAAGAGGCAGGCGAAAGAGCATGGCAGAAGTCATTCTGGAGCACATCAACAAGCGTTACGGCACCAAGCACCACGCGGTGAAGGACTTCAACCTTCACATTGCCGACCGGGAACTGATGGTGTTCGTCGGGCCGTCCGGCTGTGGCAAGTCCACCACCCTGCGCATGATCGCGGGCCTGGAGGACATCAGCGACGGCATCCTGAAGATCGGGGATCGCGTCGTGAACGACGTGCCGCCCAAAGACCGCGACATCGCCATGGTCTTCCAGAACTACGCGCTGTACCCGCACATGAACGTGTACGAGAACATGGCCTTCGGCCTGAAGCTCCGCAAGACCCCCAAGGAAGAGATCGACCGCCGCGTCCGTGACGCCGCGAAGATCCTCCAGATCGAGCACCTGCTGGGCCGCAAGCCCAAGGAGCTCTCCGGCGGGCAGCGCCAGCGCGTGGCCATGGGCCGCGCCATCGTGCGCGAACCGAAAGTGTTCCTGATGGACGAGCCGCTCTCGAACCTGGACGCCAAGCTGCGCGTCGAGATGCGCTCCCAGATCTCCCAGCTGCACCGCCGCCTGGGCGCCACGATCGTGTACGTGACGCACGACCAGGTGGAAGCCATGACGCTCGGCAACCGCATCGTCGTCATGCGCGACGGCGTGATCATGCAGGTCGACACGCCCATGAACCTCTACGATTTCCCGCAGAACAAATTCGTGGCCGGATTCATCGGCAGCCCCAGCATGAACTTCCTGACGGGCCGCGTGCAGAACGGCAACGTCGTGGTGGGTGACGGACAGGTCGCGCCGATGGGTCGCCTTGGCCAGAGCCTGAAGGCCTACGAGGGCAAGGACGTCGTCCTGGGCATCCGCCCCGAGCATGTCGGCCTGCCCGGCATTTCTGACCTGCCCGTCGGCACCAACCAGCTCAAAGGCACGGTCGTGGTGGTCGAGCCGCTCGGCGCGCAGACCGACCTGATCATCAACGTGGCCGGTCAGGATATGACCGTGAAGGTCGAAGGTCAGGCGCTCGTGCAGCCTGGCGACCACATCGACATCCTGCTCGACCAGACCCGCCTGCATGCCTTCGATCCGGCCACCGAGCTGGCCATCGACCGGGGCACGCCGGCCGGAACCCGTGGGCAGGCCGACACGCCCGGCCTGGGCTACGAGTACGCCAGCACCGCTGTCAGCGCGGACTGAACCCAGCTTCGCCGCACGCCGCCCCCGTGGGCGGCGTTTTCATGTGGCATGCAAGATCGCCGGTTTACCCTGCGGTCGCCCTTTACCGTGCCCGGACAGGCCGCTAGACTCCTCGGCATCCACTGCAGGCCAAGAAAGAACCAGCCCCAAGGAGCTTCCATGAACAAAGTGATACTGACCCTGACCGCCCTCGCGCTGCTCGCCACGACCGCCCAGGCCCGCACCTGGGACGACATCAAGAAATCCGGCACCATCAAGATCGCCACCGAGGGCGCGTTCCCGCCCTTCAACCTGCTCAAGGGCAAGGAACTCACGGGCTTCGAAGTCGACCTTGCCAACCAGCTCGCCAAAGATCTGGGCGTGAAGGTCGAGTGGATCACGCAGCCCTTCGACAATTTGCTGATCGGCCTGGGCCAGGATCGCTACGATTTCGTGATCGCCAGCCACGGCATCACGCCCGAGCGACAGAAAGCTGTGGATTTCGCCAACCCGCACTACTGCACGGGCGGCGCCATCGTCACCAAGCCCGGCGGTCCCATGACGGCCGCCGCGCTAAAGGGCAAGTCGGTGGCCGTGCAGGTCGGCACCACGTACCTGGAGAACGTGAGCAAGGTGCCGGGCGTGGGCGCCGTCAAGACCTTCCCCAAGGACACGGATGCACAGGCCGCGCTGATGGCGGGCCGCGTGGACGCCTGGGTGGGCGACAAGTTCACCGGGATCGACCTCGTGAAGGCGCAGAAGGGCAAGCTGGTGCAGGGCGCGCTGCTGTTCAACGAGCGGATCGGCATGGCCGTCAAGAAGGGCAACAGCTCCCTGCTGACGCAGCTCAATACGGCCCTGGCCCAGAGCATGAAGGACGGTACCTACGCCAAGCTCAGCAAGAGCTACTTCGGCGAGGACGTGCGCTGCAAGTAAGCGCCCCCTGACCCGGCGGGACGGCTCCAGTGGGGTCGTCCCGTTGCCATGGGCCGGGCTGGCGCCGTTCGGCCTGCCCACCGGGTCGCCGGTGTGGCATCATCCACCAAATGTCCATGCGATCACTGTCCGCATCCGGCCACCGGTCTCCGTGGGATCAGGCGTGACCGCCACGAAACCGGCCCGACCCCCCGGCGGGGGCTCGCTGCTGCTGTGGCTGGTCGGCGCGGTGCTGGCCTTTCTGGCGCTGTTCTTCGTGATCACCGTGATCCTGCGGCAGATG
The Deinococcus sp. KSM4-11 DNA segment above includes these coding regions:
- a CDS encoding aminoglycoside phosphotransferase family protein, whose product is MDAVAVPDTVRAYGGSLGEFGLGWLNALPGTVDGLCQDWGLRREAALPGGSRSYVCRVTTTGGQSAVLKVALPEPMLSTQMATLIAARGQGYVEVLAHDLQRGALLMEALGAPLDEDSADVHNALTITAGTLARAWKVPAESVASPGGSTEHKAAGLTALIHGCVPYAPSITAPDVVTQALRYAAERLDDRDPARQVLVHGDAHLGNLLPVSGRRPGAETGYVFVDPEGFRCEPEYDLGVAVRGWNARLLAAADARTEVRSWCDLLARATGTDAQAIWQWAYLERVTSGLYLARHGLPELAVPFLTVAGRLLEA
- a CDS encoding phage holin family protein, translated to MGFVIRLLVNALALYLLTRVYGGVSFAPGADVVSILIAALVMGIVNALIRPVLLLLSLPVNVLTLGLFTLVVNGVVLYLVAAVTALNVNGFGAAVIGALILTIISWVLDAIVGAAGLEGRDG
- the panC gene encoding pantoate--beta-alanine ligase is translated as MGYLHEGHATLIRQARRACDVVVLSIFVNPLQFGPKEDLAKYPRDLERDLHVAAEAGVDAVFYPEVGTMYPPGFDTRVVVSGVSEPLDGASRPGHFVGVATVVLKLLNLVRPDRVFLGEKDWQQLAVLRRMVTDLNVPVEVVGVPTVREPSGLAMSSRNSYLSAPQKQRAVVLVQALRAVQAAYAGGERRTSALRQAGLDVLAHEPDAEVEYLDVVGGDLRAPDSLVRDTAERNRVDNDPMTRVLVAARMYGVRLIDNLPLDVGTAPGGDA
- a CDS encoding type IV pilus twitching motility protein PilT, which codes for MTLDELLREMVTRRASDVHLQAGSPPMGRVDGQLVPFGSQALMPPDTLALAQALMPAEQWDDFEYRHELDLAYSVSGLGRFRCNVFRQRGAVGIVMRIVSDAIPGFESLGLPADLMRSLADSPRGLILVTGPTGSGKSTTLASLLDHINRTFAYNVITVEDPIEILHKNKKSIVVQREIGSDTRDFRSALKYAMRQDPDVIMIGEMRDKETVEAALSAAQTGHLVLSTLHTQDAVRSVNRIIDFFPPYERDQIRIHLSESLVGIISQRLLKRSDGVGRVLALEIMLNTPLVQDYIKDEEKTPLIKDALIEDNIRGMHTFDQHLVQLYRNHLITMDEALASATSPHELKLMVTRSGIAF
- a CDS encoding ABC transporter ATP-binding protein; protein product: MAEVILEHINKRYGTKHHAVKDFNLHIADRELMVFVGPSGCGKSTTLRMIAGLEDISDGILKIGDRVVNDVPPKDRDIAMVFQNYALYPHMNVYENMAFGLKLRKTPKEEIDRRVRDAAKILQIEHLLGRKPKELSGGQRQRVAMGRAIVREPKVFLMDEPLSNLDAKLRVEMRSQISQLHRRLGATIVYVTHDQVEAMTLGNRIVVMRDGVIMQVDTPMNLYDFPQNKFVAGFIGSPSMNFLTGRVQNGNVVVGDGQVAPMGRLGQSLKAYEGKDVVLGIRPEHVGLPGISDLPVGTNQLKGTVVVVEPLGAQTDLIINVAGQDMTVKVEGQALVQPGDHIDILLDQTRLHAFDPATELAIDRGTPAGTRGQADTPGLGYEYASTAVSAD
- a CDS encoding ABC transporter substrate-binding protein, which encodes MNKVILTLTALALLATTAQARTWDDIKKSGTIKIATEGAFPPFNLLKGKELTGFEVDLANQLAKDLGVKVEWITQPFDNLLIGLGQDRYDFVIASHGITPERQKAVDFANPHYCTGGAIVTKPGGPMTAAALKGKSVAVQVGTTYLENVSKVPGVGAVKTFPKDTDAQAALMAGRVDAWVGDKFTGIDLVKAQKGKLVQGALLFNERIGMAVKKGNSSLLTQLNTALAQSMKDGTYAKLSKSYFGEDVRCK